One Entomomonas asaccharolytica DNA segment encodes these proteins:
- the rplC gene encoding 50S ribosomal protein L3 has product MTIGVIGRKCGMTRIFTEEGISIPVTVIEVEPNRVTQFKSEETDGYRAVQVTVGERRTSRVSKPQAGHFAKAKVAAGRGVLEFRLEDGEYQAGDELKVDMFEAGQMVDVTGQSKGKGFAGTIKRWNFRGQDNTHGNSVSHRVPGSIGQCQTPGRVFKGKKMSGHLGAERVTVQSLQIVRVDVERNLLLVKGAVPGATGSDVIVRPAVKARG; this is encoded by the coding sequence ATGACAATTGGTGTTATCGGTCGTAAATGCGGTATGACTCGCATTTTTACCGAAGAAGGTATCTCGATTCCAGTTACTGTTATTGAAGTGGAACCAAATCGAGTTACTCAATTCAAATCAGAAGAAACTGATGGCTACCGTGCTGTACAAGTTACAGTAGGTGAGCGTCGTACTTCTCGCGTTTCCAAGCCACAAGCTGGTCACTTTGCTAAAGCTAAAGTAGCTGCTGGTCGTGGCGTTTTAGAATTCCGTTTAGAAGATGGCGAATACCAAGCTGGTGACGAACTTAAAGTTGATATGTTCGAAGCTGGTCAAATGGTTGACGTAACTGGTCAATCTAAAGGTAAAGGATTTGCTGGTACTATTAAGCGTTGGAATTTCCGTGGTCAAGACAATACGCATGGTAACTCAGTGTCTCACCGTGTGCCAGGCTCTATCGGTCAGTGTCAGACTCCTGGTCGTGTTTTCAAAGGTAAGAAAATGTCTGGTCACTTAGGTGCTGAGCGCGTTACTGTGCAGTCCCTACAAATCGTTCGTGTTGACGTTGAGCGCAACTTACTATTAGTGAAAGGAGCTGTTCCTGGTGCTACTGGTAGTGATGTGATCGTACGTCCTGCTGTTAAAGCTCGCGGTTAA
- the rpsJ gene encoding 30S ribosomal protein S10, translating to MQNQQIRIRLKAFDHRLIDQSTQEIVDTAKRTGAQVRGPIPLPTRKERFTVLISPHVNKDARDQYEIRTHKRVLDIVQPTDKTVDALMKLDLAAGVEVQISLG from the coding sequence ATGCAAAACCAACAAATTCGTATTCGGTTAAAGGCATTTGATCACCGCTTGATCGATCAATCAACTCAGGAAATCGTAGATACTGCGAAACGTACTGGGGCTCAAGTTCGTGGTCCAATACCATTACCAACTCGTAAAGAGAGATTTACTGTATTGATTTCTCCGCACGTTAATAAAGACGCGCGTGATCAATATGAAATTCGTACTCATAAAAGAGTATTAGATATCGTGCAACCAACTGATAAAACAGTTGATGCGTTAATGAAGCTTGATCTTGCAGCTGGTGTAGAAGTGCAAATCAGCCTCGGCTAA
- a CDS encoding polyprenyl synthetase family protein, giving the protein MTVQTKTQSFYQVIAEDFARVDDIIRRQLVSDVPLVEQIAEYIISAGGKRLRPLLVLLAGNAVGKKSDDLCLLAGLIEFIHTSTLLHDDVVDASGLRRGRSTANAIWGNAPSVLVGDFLYTRAFEMMVKLDSMHIMQVISHATRIIAEGEVLQLSRVRDASTTEEIYMQVIRGKTAMLFEASTHSAGVLAKATPEQCEALRCFGDALGIAFQLVDDLLDYRGSTDDLGKNVGDDLAEGKPTLPLIYAMKHGNAEQSAIVRRAIQKGGTDQLELINQIVQETGALDYTAQLARDYAAKAINYLAILPDSTYKSALIDLTEFSVARTY; this is encoded by the coding sequence GTGACTGTTCAAACCAAAACTCAAAGTTTTTATCAGGTTATTGCTGAGGATTTTGCTAGAGTCGATGATATTATACGTCGTCAACTAGTATCTGATGTGCCTTTAGTTGAACAAATCGCAGAATATATTATTTCGGCTGGCGGGAAACGTTTGCGTCCTCTATTAGTATTATTAGCGGGTAATGCAGTAGGTAAAAAGAGTGACGATCTTTGTTTATTAGCAGGGCTTATCGAGTTTATTCATACTTCCACTTTATTGCATGATGATGTGGTGGATGCTTCTGGTTTACGTCGTGGTCGTTCGACGGCTAATGCTATTTGGGGAAATGCCCCCAGCGTATTAGTCGGTGATTTTTTATATACTCGCGCCTTTGAAATGATGGTTAAGTTAGATTCTATGCATATTATGCAAGTAATTTCCCATGCTACTCGAATTATTGCAGAAGGTGAAGTATTGCAGTTATCCCGTGTGCGTGACGCTAGCACCACTGAAGAAATCTATATGCAAGTGATCCGCGGAAAAACAGCCATGTTATTTGAGGCCTCCACCCATAGTGCAGGCGTATTAGCTAAAGCAACTCCCGAACAATGTGAAGCATTACGTTGTTTTGGTGATGCGTTAGGTATTGCTTTCCAATTAGTAGATGATTTATTGGATTATCGTGGCAGTACTGATGATCTTGGTAAAAATGTTGGTGATGACTTAGCAGAGGGTAAACCTACCTTACCGCTTATCTATGCAATGAAGCATGGTAATGCAGAACAATCAGCAATTGTTCGTAGAGCTATTCAAAAAGGTGGCACTGACCAATTAGAGTTGATTAATCAAATTGTGCAAGAAACAGGTGCTCTAGATTATACTGCGCAATTGGCAAGGGATTATGCTGCTAAAGCAATTAATTATTTAGCTATTTTACCAGATAGTACTTATAAATCAGCTCTGATTGATTTAACAGAGTTTTCTGTGGCTAGAACATATTAA
- the rplU gene encoding 50S ribosomal protein L21, producing MYAVIVTGGKQYKVAEGEYLKVEKLEVPTGETITIDKVLLVANGEQVNIGAPVVEGAKVTAEVISQGRHDKVRIIKFRRRKHHMKRQGHRQWYTEIKITGISA from the coding sequence ATGTATGCAGTAATTGTAACTGGCGGCAAACAATACAAAGTCGCTGAAGGTGAATACCTTAAAGTTGAAAAACTAGAAGTTCCTACTGGTGAAACTATCACTATTGATAAAGTACTTTTAGTTGCTAATGGTGAACAAGTTAATATTGGTGCCCCTGTAGTAGAAGGCGCTAAAGTTACCGCTGAAGTGATCAGCCAAGGTCGTCACGACAAAGTAAGAATTATTAAATTCCGTCGTCGTAAGCACCACATGAAACGTCAGGGTCACCGTCAATGGTACACTGAAATCAAGATTACTGGTATTTCTGCCTAA
- the rpmA gene encoding 50S ribosomal protein L27 yields the protein MAHKKAGGSTRNGRDSESKRLGVKLFGGQTVKAGNILVRQRGTQFHPGYGVGIGKDHTLFAKVDGVVKFEVKGQFGRRYVSIVAA from the coding sequence ATGGCACATAAGAAAGCTGGCGGTTCTACCCGCAACGGTCGTGATTCCGAATCCAAACGACTAGGTGTTAAATTATTTGGTGGACAAACTGTAAAAGCAGGTAACATCCTTGTTCGTCAACGTGGTACACAATTCCACCCAGGTTATGGTGTTGGTATTGGTAAAGACCATACTTTATTTGCTAAAGTAGATGGTGTTGTTAAGTTTGAAGTGAAAGGTCAATTTGGCCGTCGTTATGTGAGCATTGTAGCTGCATAA
- the cgtA gene encoding Obg family GTPase CgtA → MKFVDEVSIHVQAGDGGNGCMSFRREKFIEKGGPNGGDGGDGGSVYLEAAANLNTLVDYRYTRRFQAQRGQNGGSTDCTGAKGEDLILPVPIGTTVIDANTQEIIGDLTKEGQRLMVAQGGWHGLGNTRFKSSTNRAPRQTTPGKPGEARDLKLELKVIADVGLLGLPNAGKSTFIRSVSAAKAKVADYPFTTIVPNLGVVSVGNFKSFVIADIPGLIEGASDGSGLGTRFLKHLTRTRLLLHLVDMLPLDGSDSADAAITILNELEKFSPSLLERDRWLVLNKADQLLEDEQQEVQQAIVEKLQWQGPVYIISASEREGTESLAQAVMRYLDERTLRIEEDPEYAEYLKDLDQRIEDETRAHLQGLDDARALRRSGLKASEDTDDMDDWDEDDGDGPEIIYVR, encoded by the coding sequence ATGAAATTTGTTGATGAAGTGTCTATTCATGTACAAGCTGGTGATGGCGGCAATGGTTGCATGAGCTTTAGACGAGAAAAATTTATTGAGAAAGGCGGCCCCAATGGTGGTGATGGTGGTGATGGCGGTTCTGTTTATCTAGAAGCCGCTGCTAACCTAAATACCTTAGTTGACTACCGTTACACTCGTCGCTTTCAGGCACAACGTGGGCAAAATGGCGGTAGCACTGATTGTACGGGCGCTAAGGGTGAGGATTTGATTCTACCAGTACCTATTGGTACTACAGTGATTGATGCCAACACCCAAGAAATTATTGGCGACCTAACCAAAGAAGGACAACGGTTAATGGTTGCCCAAGGTGGTTGGCATGGTTTAGGTAATACTCGCTTTAAGTCTAGTACTAACCGCGCACCAAGGCAAACCACACCTGGCAAACCTGGTGAAGCACGCGACCTCAAATTAGAACTGAAAGTAATTGCTGATGTAGGTTTATTAGGCTTACCTAATGCAGGCAAAAGTACTTTTATTCGCAGTGTTTCTGCGGCAAAAGCCAAGGTAGCAGACTATCCTTTTACTACTATTGTGCCTAATCTAGGCGTAGTTAGTGTTGGCAACTTTAAAAGCTTTGTAATTGCTGATATTCCTGGCCTTATTGAAGGTGCTTCTGATGGCAGTGGTTTAGGTACTCGTTTCTTAAAACATCTAACTCGTACTCGTTTACTATTGCATTTAGTGGATATGTTACCCTTAGATGGTAGTGATTCTGCTGATGCAGCTATCACTATTCTTAATGAACTAGAAAAATTTAGCCCATCGTTATTAGAACGTGACCGTTGGTTAGTTCTTAATAAAGCAGACCAATTATTAGAAGATGAACAACAAGAAGTACAACAAGCTATTGTTGAAAAACTACAATGGCAAGGCCCTGTTTATATTATTTCTGCTAGTGAGCGAGAAGGCACAGAATCACTCGCACAAGCAGTTATGCGCTATTTGGATGAGCGTACTTTACGCATTGAAGAAGACCCTGAATATGCAGAATACCTTAAAGATCTCGACCAACGTATTGAAGATGAAACACGTGCCCACCTACAAGGCTTAGATGATGCTAGAGCATTACGTCGCAGCGGCTTAAAAGCTAGTGAGGACACAGACGATATGGATGATTGGGATGAAGACGATGGAGATGGCCCAGAAATTATCTATGTAAGATAA
- a CDS encoding FAD-binding oxidoreductase produces the protein MTDDALLESLKQLVEPGKVLTDKDSLENYGKDWTRIYAPNPLAIVFPKSIEEVQAIVRWANQHKIGLVPSGGRTGLSGAAVANNQEVVVAFDYMNKILDFNAIDREVVCQPGLVTKQLQTFAEEQGLYYPVDFASSGSSQIGGNIGTNAGGIKVIRYGMTRNWVAGLKVVTGKGDLLDLNKGLIKNATGYDFRNLFIGAEGTLGFVVEATIKLERKPSNLTVLVLGTPDFDSIMPVLHAFQNKLDLTAFEFFSDKCLAKILDRGDIPAPFDNRYPFYALIEFEAITENMKDEAMAVFEHCVEQGWVLDGVISQSEQQLQNLWRLREDISETIAPFTPYKNDLSVTVSKVPAFLADIDNIVKADYPDFDVLWYGHIGDGNLHLNILKPANLDKEDFFAKCAVVNTKVFEVVEKYNGSVSAEHGVGLVKRDYLEYSRSATEIDYMRAVKTVFDPNNIMNPGKIFK, from the coding sequence ATGACCGATGATGCTCTTCTAGAATCATTAAAACAATTAGTAGAACCTGGCAAAGTATTAACAGATAAAGACTCTTTAGAAAACTATGGCAAGGATTGGACACGAATTTATGCGCCTAATCCATTGGCTATTGTTTTTCCAAAGTCTATAGAGGAAGTACAAGCTATTGTACGCTGGGCAAACCAGCATAAAATAGGTTTAGTTCCTTCAGGTGGTCGTACGGGACTATCTGGTGCAGCAGTGGCTAATAATCAAGAAGTGGTGGTTGCTTTTGATTATATGAATAAAATTCTAGATTTTAATGCGATTGATCGTGAAGTTGTTTGCCAACCTGGTTTGGTTACTAAGCAATTACAAACTTTTGCAGAAGAGCAAGGGTTATATTACCCTGTAGACTTTGCTTCCAGTGGTTCTAGCCAAATTGGTGGCAATATAGGCACTAATGCAGGTGGTATTAAAGTAATTCGTTATGGGATGACTAGAAACTGGGTGGCTGGTTTAAAAGTAGTAACAGGTAAGGGCGATTTATTAGACCTAAATAAAGGGCTAATTAAAAATGCTACGGGCTATGATTTCCGTAATTTATTTATTGGTGCAGAGGGTACTTTAGGTTTTGTGGTGGAAGCTACCATTAAATTGGAACGTAAGCCTAGTAATTTAACCGTGTTAGTGTTGGGCACACCAGATTTTGACTCTATCATGCCAGTCTTACATGCTTTCCAAAATAAGTTAGATTTAACTGCATTTGAGTTTTTCTCTGATAAATGTTTAGCAAAAATCTTAGATCGTGGTGATATTCCAGCACCTTTTGATAATCGTTATCCTTTCTATGCTTTAATAGAGTTTGAAGCTATTACAGAGAATATGAAGGATGAAGCAATGGCTGTTTTTGAGCATTGTGTTGAGCAAGGTTGGGTATTAGATGGGGTAATAAGCCAAAGTGAGCAGCAATTGCAAAATTTATGGCGCCTACGTGAAGATATTTCAGAAACCATTGCTCCCTTTACACCTTACAAAAATGATTTATCAGTAACGGTTAGTAAAGTGCCTGCTTTTTTAGCGGATATTGATAATATTGTAAAAGCGGATTATCCAGATTTTGATGTGTTATGGTATGGTCATATTGGCGATGGTAATTTGCATTTAAATATTTTAAAACCTGCTAATTTAGATAAGGAAGATTTCTTTGCTAAGTGTGCTGTGGTAAATACTAAAGTTTTTGAGGTGGTAGAAAAATATAATGGTTCAGTTTCTGCTGAGCATGGGGTGGGTTTGGTTAAGCGTGATTATTTAGAGTATAGTCGCTCTGCAACTGAAATTGATTATATGCGTGCAGTAAAAACAGTATTTGATCCTAATAATATTATGAATCCTGGTAAAATTTTCAAATAA
- the serA gene encoding phosphoglycerate dehydrogenase, whose amino-acid sequence MSKTSLDKSKIKFLLLEGIHQSAIDTLKAAGYENIEAISGSLPEEELKEKIADVHFIGIRSRTHLTAEVFDCAKKLIAVGCFCIGTNQVDLQAACERGIVVFNAPYSNTRSVAELVLAEAILLLRGIPEKNMVCHRGGWLKSANNSFEIRGKTLGIIGYGSIGTQLSILAEGLGMHVIFYDVVNKLSLGNAKPTDTLQELLATADIVTLHVPELPSTKWMIGEKEIRQMKQGSILINASRGTVVEIEALANSIKDKHLSGAAIDVFPVEPRSNKDEFQSPLRGLDNVILTPHIGGSTMEAQKNIGVEVAEKLIKYSDNGSSITAVNFPEVALPSHPDIHRILHVHQNIPGVMSEINKVFSDNGINVCGQYLQTNEKVGYVVIDLDAKSSELAQEKLQQVKGTIRCRVLF is encoded by the coding sequence ATGAGCAAAACTTCTTTAGACAAAAGCAAAATTAAATTTCTTCTCCTAGAAGGTATTCATCAATCTGCTATTGATACATTAAAAGCAGCTGGTTATGAAAATATCGAGGCTATTTCGGGCTCACTCCCAGAGGAAGAACTAAAAGAAAAAATTGCCGATGTACACTTTATTGGTATCCGCTCACGTACCCATTTAACCGCTGAAGTATTTGACTGTGCTAAAAAACTAATCGCAGTAGGCTGTTTTTGTATTGGTACTAACCAAGTTGATTTACAAGCTGCTTGTGAGCGCGGTATTGTGGTATTTAATGCTCCTTACTCAAATACTCGCTCTGTAGCAGAGTTAGTATTGGCGGAAGCTATATTACTACTACGTGGTATTCCAGAAAAAAATATGGTTTGTCATCGTGGCGGTTGGTTAAAATCTGCTAATAACTCCTTTGAAATCAGAGGTAAAACCCTTGGTATTATAGGTTATGGCTCTATTGGTACACAACTTTCAATTCTAGCTGAAGGGCTAGGTATGCATGTTATTTTTTATGATGTGGTTAATAAATTATCACTTGGCAATGCTAAACCTACAGATACCTTACAAGAACTATTAGCCACTGCTGATATCGTAACCCTACACGTTCCAGAGCTTCCTTCTACCAAGTGGATGATTGGTGAAAAAGAAATTCGCCAAATGAAACAAGGCAGTATTTTAATTAATGCATCTCGTGGTACTGTAGTAGAAATTGAAGCATTAGCCAATTCTATTAAAGACAAACACCTAAGTGGTGCTGCTATTGATGTATTCCCAGTTGAACCTCGTAGCAATAAAGATGAATTCCAAAGCCCATTACGTGGTTTAGATAATGTTATCTTAACCCCACATATTGGTGGCTCAACGATGGAAGCTCAGAAAAATATTGGCGTTGAGGTAGCTGAAAAATTAATTAAATACAGTGATAATGGTTCATCTATTACAGCTGTAAACTTCCCTGAAGTTGCCTTGCCTTCTCACCCAGATATTCACCGTATACTACATGTTCACCAAAATATTCCAGGTGTGATGAGTGAAATTAACAAAGTATTTTCTGATAATGGCATCAATGTTTGTGGGCAATATTTACAAACCAATGAAAAAGTGGGTTATGTAGTCATTGACTTAGATGCAAAATCATCCGAACTTGCTCAAGAAAAATTACAACAAGTTAAAGGTACTATTCGCTGTCGTGTATTATTCTAA
- a CDS encoding DUF2218 domain-containing protein has translation MIAEAYVETSTPSKYINRLCKHFAHKVTVTYDDNQGEIQFKIGKGYIEKVTDGLKLKAEADNQNDLQEVIDIMDRHFVRVAWQEELTLTWQ, from the coding sequence ATGATAGCAGAAGCATACGTGGAAACATCAACCCCATCAAAATACATAAATAGACTATGTAAACATTTCGCTCATAAAGTTACAGTTACTTATGATGATAATCAAGGTGAAATACAATTCAAAATAGGAAAAGGTTATATAGAAAAAGTTACAGATGGATTAAAACTAAAAGCAGAAGCAGATAACCAAAATGATCTACAAGAAGTGATTGATATTATGGATAGACATTTTGTAAGAGTAGCATGGCAAGAAGAACTAACATTAACTTGGCAATAG
- a CDS encoding pilin, producing the protein MVILYQKGFTLIELMIVIAIIGIIAAIAIPAYFDYSARTQMVEALSLASGQKSPLSEFYGSKGFCPNNTSQAIEGLAKSSDISGRYVSEVKTGDATVTSFIYGNQTMIGMCQIEAVMRSSGVYKEIQGRSLLLTMAPTSGSFVWHCSSPNISKQYLPKSCQ; encoded by the coding sequence ATGGTTATCTTGTACCAAAAAGGATTTACCTTAATTGAATTGATGATTGTGATAGCAATCATAGGAATTATTGCAGCAATTGCAATTCCTGCTTATTTTGACTACAGTGCTCGTACTCAAATGGTTGAAGCTTTAAGTTTAGCTAGTGGTCAAAAATCACCTTTATCAGAATTTTATGGTAGTAAGGGTTTTTGTCCAAATAATACTTCACAAGCTATTGAAGGATTAGCTAAAAGTTCAGATATTTCAGGTCGCTACGTTTCCGAAGTAAAAACAGGAGATGCAACAGTTACTTCATTTATTTATGGTAATCAGACAATGATAGGAATGTGTCAAATAGAAGCAGTTATGCGGTCTAGCGGTGTCTATAAAGAAATTCAAGGCAGGTCTCTTTTGTTGACAATGGCTCCTACATCAGGTTCGTTTGTATGGCATTGTTCAAGTCCTAATATTAGTAAGCAGTATTTGCCTAAAAGTTGTCAATAA
- a CDS encoding pilin, with the protein MKTMQKGFTLIELMIVIAIIGILAAIAIPAYQDYLGRAQISEALSLASGQKGPLSEYYGTEGSCPDNSTAIVGGIAKASTITGRYVDSVTIVDDTGTFTVDGTTFTSVCAIEATMRGAGVNKDIQGGDLKLQMAPTSGSFVWNCVSTKIESKYLPKSCTGI; encoded by the coding sequence ATGAAAACTATGCAAAAAGGTTTTACTTTAATCGAATTAATGATCGTAATTGCAATTATTGGTATTCTAGCAGCGATTGCAATTCCCGCTTACCAAGATTACTTAGGTCGTGCTCAAATTTCTGAAGCGTTAAGCTTAGCATCTGGTCAAAAAGGTCCACTCTCTGAGTATTATGGTACTGAAGGTAGTTGCCCAGATAACTCTACTGCTATTGTTGGTGGTATTGCAAAAGCATCTACTATTACTGGTCGTTATGTAGACTCAGTTACAATAGTAGACGATACTGGTACATTTACAGTTGATGGAACTACCTTTACTTCAGTTTGTGCTATTGAAGCAACAATGAGAGGTGCTGGTGTTAATAAAGATATCCAAGGTGGAGATTTAAAATTACAAATGGCTCCTACTTCAGGTTCATTTGTATGGAATTGTGTTAGTACAAAGATTGAAAGTAAATATTTACCAAAATCTTGTACTGGAATTTAA
- a CDS encoding tyrosine-type recombinase/integrase, with translation MARVVFSLLRQMFRFALDRDLVDQDPTATIRKSRAFGKDNERDRVLTEDEIKILAKAIPNASLLLTTEAAIWITLGTCCRIGELLIAQWQHIDFTKRTWTIPAEHSKNGNAHTIFLSDFVVEQFQQIHSINGKYKWCYPNSKKDNYVNSKTITKQLTDRQRNSTNEILTGRTQKSDSLLLPNGKWTPHDLRRTGATIMTSLGVLPEVAERCLNHIEENKIKRTYQRYSYSKEMTDAWNKLGSYIHKLLLK, from the coding sequence ATGGCTAGAGTTGTCTTTTCTTTATTAAGACAAATGTTTCGCTTTGCTTTAGATAGAGACTTAGTTGATCAAGATCCTACTGCTACTATCCGTAAATCCAGAGCCTTTGGAAAAGATAATGAACGGGACAGAGTACTTACTGAAGATGAAATAAAAATTCTTGCCAAAGCAATCCCTAATGCAAGTTTACTTCTTACTACAGAAGCTGCCATTTGGATTACTTTAGGGACTTGTTGCCGAATTGGTGAACTGTTAATAGCACAATGGCAACATATAGACTTTACTAAAAGAACATGGACTATCCCCGCAGAGCATAGTAAAAATGGTAATGCTCATACTATTTTCTTATCAGATTTTGTTGTAGAACAATTTCAACAAATTCACTCTATTAATGGTAAATACAAGTGGTGTTATCCTAATAGCAAAAAAGATAACTATGTAAACTCAAAGACTATTACCAAACAACTCACTGACCGCCAGCGTAATTCTACAAATGAGATACTAACTGGCCGCACACAAAAATCTGACTCTCTATTATTACCTAATGGTAAATGGACACCGCACGACTTAAGGAGGACAGGTGCAACAATAATGACTTCATTAGGTGTTTTACCTGAAGTCGCTGAGCGTTGTTTAAATCATATTGAAGAAAACAAAATAAAGCGTACTTATCAACGCTATAGTTATAGTAAAGAAATGACAGATGCTTGGAATAAGCTTGGCAGCTATATTCATAAGCTTTTATTAAAATAA
- a CDS encoding DUF3349 domain-containing protein: MNKVLHESLQDAANMLNEAYPNGIQEKDYFVILALLYDYFSDRNLAELISYITNKDPDLVLNDIYASVSTKKPDFSSIRLMQDHLEQYGFSLICTEDF; this comes from the coding sequence ATGAATAAAGTTTTACATGAGTCATTACAAGATGCAGCAAATATGCTGAACGAAGCATATCCAAATGGTATTCAAGAAAAAGATTATTTTGTTATTTTAGCTTTATTATATGATTACTTTTCAGATAGAAATTTAGCTGAGTTAATTAGTTATATAACAAACAAAGATCCAGATTTAGTTTTGAATGATATATATGCTTCAGTCAGTACAAAAAAACCTGATTTTTCAAGCATTAGATTGATGCAAGATCATTTAGAGCAATATGGTTTTAGCTTGATTTGTACTGAAGATTTTTAA